Within the Oncorhynchus masou masou isolate Uvic2021 chromosome 1, UVic_Omas_1.1, whole genome shotgun sequence genome, the region aaaggttaaaaaaaaatcagctaATGAGGAACACTTGTCATTCAATAGGGTATGCTGTCCAGTCCTTTGATTTTGGTATTTTGGCAAATACCAAATGCGTTTGCTTAATTttatctttaagcaatggctttttacTGGCCCCatttccataaagcccagctctgtggagtgtacggcttaaagcggtcctatggacagatactccaatctccactgtggagctttgcagctccttcagggttatctttggtctctttgttgcctctctgattaatgccctccttgcctggtctgtaaATTTTAGTGAGCAGAACtcttttggcaggtttgttgtggtgctatATTCTTTCaatgttttaataatggatttaatggtgctccctgggatgttcaaagtttctgatattttttttataacccaaccctgatctgtacttctccacaactttgtccctgacctgtttggagagctcattgGTCTTCATGATGccgcttagtggtgttgcagactctggggcctttcagaacaggtgtatatatactgagatcatgtgacagatcatgtgacacttagattgcacacaggtggactttatttaactaattatgtgacttctgaaggtaattggttgcaccagatcttatttaggggcttcatggtaaagggggtgaatacacatgcacacaccacttttccctttttattttttaaaaacaagttatttttttcacttcaccaatttggaacattttgtgtatgtccattacaggcaatccaaataaaaaatctatttaaattataaaataggaaaaacgccaagaggAGATGAATACTTTTAAAAGGCACAGTACTGACTCACACACAGCACCTAAAAAGAGACATGTTCTTATTAGTCAAAACATGCAGAAGGCTTGTCGAGTTCACCACACTAACACATGTATTTTCCTTTACAACTGAGGATGTCAAAAGTCCAGAAGAGTTGGGCATGACCGTCGGGAGACAAGGCCACTGTCTGGGTCAGTGGTTGATTGAAAAGTAATCTCACAGCAGTACCAATGTAGATCATGAAATTCTTGGCCCTGTAAAGTTTAATATGTGGTATAAATATAAAGAGTCTCTGTATTTTGGACTTTGATAACTCGGATGTTCTTTATCTGGGTCATTTGTTTGTTGCTGCCAAACCTGTATAAAGTTGATCTACACCTGCAAGCTGCAGTGTGCTACATTAATGACAGCCTTCAGAGGCACCCATTATTACTGTTGACACAGGGTCCTTCCCTGAGGACCTTATTGCAGACCATTCACTATATGCCTGTGGTCTGTTGATTTGTACACAAGGATTATGTCCATTAGAACTTCACAAAGAAAGTGCAGTCAGACATAACAGGTCATTCTGTAATGTCAGTCCCCTTTAAAGACACCATGTCAGCAGGCTGCCTGTAACAGTGAAGATGGACAGTACTAATATCTATGTGTTGCTCTTGATGGCTCTCCTCTTAAGCCTGTCTTGTGCTGAGGTTGAGATAGCACCTCTATCCTGACCAGAGTACCAAGAGGGCTTTAACGGCTCCTGTTATGAGTTTGAGGATCTACCGCGTTCCTTCCTCAGTGCACAGGGTTGGTGTGAGCGAGGTGGTGGACACCTGGCCTTCATTCTAAATATCGATACACAGCAGTTCCTACAGAAGCCCCTGCAGCCAGAGCAGGACTGGTGGCTGGGTCTGGCACCTGCCTCCCCAAACCTAACACTGTTGCTAAAGGTAAGAGAGCAGCCCATTCAATGAAAGTGGGCATTATTTGATAACACTAATGCATTAGATCCTTTGATCATGCAAAGGATCTCCAAAGGGTGGGAGTAGAGTGCATTGTATTCAGTTGAGCAGAAATTGTACAGAAAACATTTAAATTTCCACTGGTCTCCCAACCTGATGGCTCTGATGTCAGCTACTCTAACTGGGTGAACGACCCTGATCCAGGGGCTGGCTGTGGTCACATACTGAGGAGCTCAGGGTTTCAGTGGGAGGCAACTGTAGCCAGGAGCTGCACTTCATCTGCCCATTTGGTTTGtatttgatgtgtgtgtttgtgaggcagAGAGTGAGGAGTGCAGCTGGATAGAACTTTTAATATTGTAAAAGAAACACAGCTGTAGCGAAGGAGGGAAATGCActaaaacaaaattccacttgAGGAAGGAGCTATTGTATAATCAACATAAAATATGTCTTTATCACACAGGAAACCAAAGTACCTGAATAAAAGAAAAGCCACTGAGTATAGCCTTTCAATGGAAATGATGTGCTTTGGATGTAAAAACAATACAAAGAAATAGAAATACAAGGTAGTAAATATTGACCTTCGCATTTAAAGTATTAAACTGTTTGTGCTCCTGAGCTTGTGTTTCATGCATGAATGGCAGACATTTAGAGTAGGCATTTTAATAATGATCCTCTATCTAAACCATGTGTTCTGATACCCCTCCCATAAATGTAATGGCTTTTGTACAACTCAATTCTAAAAAGGAAGACAGCCTAATGATGAAAACGATCATGAAAATTACACATAATTCACATTATTAGTAGCACCTTCTGTAGTGACAAAAGCAGGCCTACAATATATGCCCCTTATTATCTACACAGCTTATACCACTCTGTTACAGTATGTACTATGTAAAGTGATTTTCCTCTCCTGCAGTATATAGGAAGCAGTGGTTGCTGTACGGCTTCCAGACAGTGCCTGTACTACGTGCTTCTCTGCTTGATTCTAATCTCTCTACCTCTTATCAGTTGGATTACACAACTAATCTTTAGTCGACCACAATGTGAAAAATGACACAGCATCATCAGCCAATGAACTGTAGTTGTCCCTCAGACACATTCAAATAATACAGTAACACACATGAAAATACATAAAATTCAAATGCAGAATGCAATGTGATGCATTTGAAATTAAACTAAACAAAAATACCCAAGTAGGCCATTAACTTTGTTCTAGTTTGGTAAATTTCAGTTCTTGAATTTGAAGACATTGGCAAGCTTGAGCGGAGACTAGCACCTAGCACACACAGTCATATTCATCACCCAGCTGTGTCTCTGGTCCACAGTCCAGAAAAACATCACCATTCAGTAGCCCATCGGGGAGTTTGGTGTCATCAAGTGCTATAGCATGAACCAATCAACAGATGGAGCAAACTGCAAGGCCCTGTATGGCAGTCCCCTTCAAATCCAGGTTGAAGTAGAAGCTGGTAAGTAAAACCAACATGTGCAGAAATAAAAGCATCTGGTCTTACATTTCCGAGTGTACAAATCTTGGTAGAATGAGACAACTTTTCTATCTACGAATGTGACCTACAAAGGTATGAATGTGACCTACAAAGGTACGAATGTGACCTACAATGTCCACCGTGGTGAGATGTTGGTGGCCAATTCATCAGCAGTCAGAGGAATCGTCCCCCACAACATCACAGTGGGATCAGAGGTGGAGCAACAACTGGGCTCTGGCTGCCACCAGATGACCCTGCATTCCTCTAACGGGGTCTCGGTCTTGGGCGTGTCCACTGAGCTGCAGGTGTGTCTGCTGGAGCCTGTGGAGGGCCTGCTGGGATCAGTGATggctgaggagggagagtgtCCAGACTCAGACCTCTATGTTACTGTCTCCCTTCTCTTCCAGGTGTCTGGAACCAACATTTGAAAACAGAAGCATGCAGGTTTACAATATCTCAACCACTATCCAAGGTACCTAACCTATCTACTCAAACTGTCATCCAACAAACCTTACTCAGAGATTAAAACAGTGACTGACGAAGATACCTTTTTTTTAGATTCTTTATAATATTATTGTTTATATTATTCATAAACTGTTTTGTGACAGGATATTTGCAAGTGAAAGTCAGGTCCTGGATTGTCTTCTCACACATGGATGTGGGGAACACAGCAGTTGTTTGTCACAACAGTTCAGACCTCAGGCAGGATGGCTATGCAAACACAGTATGTTAAATAGCTAAGAATTAcagaaatatatactgtatatgtcacgggattcttctgttgaaggaaaGGCGGACCAAAACGTGGCGTGGTTTGTGTTCATCTTgatatttaattaaagaaagtactgaacactgaatacaaaaacaataaataaataacgaCTGTGAAGCTAAATGAGAACTGTGAtgacacaagcaatcaacatagacaatcacccacaaacaaacagtgcaacccaggctacctaagtatgattctcaatcagagacaactaatgacacctgcctctgattgagaaccatactaggccgaaacatacaaatccccaaatcatagagaaacaaacacagactgcccacccaactcacgccctgaccatactaaataaatacaaaacaaaggaaatacaggtcagaacgtgacagtatatTCCTTTTTCACTAATGTGAAGGTAATTATTTTCCTGCAGTTTTTCTTCACATATTTGTTTTCATCGCCAGACAGAAAACCATATGAGAGTTCGCCGAGCCTATACCTTGAGAATTACTGGCAGTACAGAAACTGCCAGTCAAGACACTGAAAGCGTCAAACTTGAGGTAACTGGCTTAGGAGGACTATCTAATGGAAAGCAGAGCAAATTTGAATGGGAATTCAGTAAGTACCAGTTAGGGCCTTTAAGCCACAGGGATGTTGAAGAGAACCCTCTCACCCCATCCTATTCCAGTATTAAATTAAAACAATGACTGTAAACTTTGTTTTATAAACATCCATTTTCTGTGACAATCTTAATAGTTTTTTTCACTGTTTACTCAGTATCGTGTCTCATCTTTTTACAGCATGGCCTTATTGTGGTGTTTTCTAACCATTTTCCCTTTCCAACTCCAATAGAAGAAGATTGTAAGGGTAAGGGAAAATGCAACGATAAAACAACGGACAAGACCTGTTTGATTGAAAAAGACTGTCTTCCAAACCCATTCGAGCACTTTTTCTGTGATGAGACGGATTGGCAATGGGAAATGGGTTGACTGGATTTAAACATTGCGATGCATCACGGTTACTCCAACAAAATTCACCAACTTTAGAATTTGGTAATATGGAGATAGACCTAAAATAGTGAACTCCTATCAGTATCATTATAAAACAGGCAATGACAATATTATACAAATTGCTATTTAAATATCACTACAATTCTAgtatcatcatcataatcatcctCAGAGAAGTACAAGTAacttccaaaataaaggaaacaccaacataaagtgtcttaatagggtgttgtgCCACCACGAGCCGCCAGAACTGTTTCAATGCACCttgcatagattctacaagtgccTGGATCTCTACTGCAGGGAGGTGACACCAATTGTCCTCTagaaattccatcattttgtGTTTTGTTGATGCTGGTGGACAAAGCTGTCTCAggcgccactccagaatctccaaTAAGTGTCCAattggttgagatctggtgactgagacaaacacacacacaccttaaaccctgtatgctcctttgagacccctctttcaaagtcactgacaTCTCTTCATccagccatggtagccaaaataatgggcaactgggcatgtttatacatgaccctaagaaTGAAGGGATAATAATAATTGCATAATTAACTCAGGAACAACACCTGTGTGGAAGGACCTGCTTTctatatactttgtatccctcatttaatcaagtgtttcctttattttggcagttacctgtgttGGACATCATAATGCTTTTGGACTGGCCTAAGTGGCCATACAGAATGTTGATAAATATCTGGAATGAATCGAGTTAGAAATTATTTAGCTTAAACTATTGACAGATTTGTAATCCTTAAGTGTACAACAGGGTAATGACATTAGCATGTTAATTGACTGATTTAATTAGAATTCAGAAGTAAATTGGTCACATTTAACATGAGTTGCTCTCATGCCTATGGAGCATGCTGTAATTACACTAATAATAATGTTGCATTAAATGCCCAATAATTACATAATAATGTATGTATTGCTTTGCTATTACAAAGGTAAACTGTTTCTGGTACAACACTGTTACTATTACCATTTGTATGATAACAATAACTGTCCATTGCTATGTATTTACAAAGCAATAATCAAGTTACTATGTTACAAAATGTGAATTCAATGTTTTTAAGATGATCTATTTTATGCTAAAAAACTGTACCTATATTCTTTCAGTTGCCAGGATAATTGTAATACAGTggatgtaaaatgtaaaaaaatatgtacAATTAAAATTGGACTGTAACTCTAGTTGCCCAAAGGTAATTTGGCATATTGAGGACCCAAAACCTTCAACAGTAAGTCTGAGATTCCTTTATTGTTGCGTGCTGAATGCAATCATATTTTTTAttggtatcaaatcaaattttatttgtcgcatacacgtgtttagcagatgttattgcgggtgtagcgaaatgcttatttTCATGTGTGAATGAGTTTCGTTAGAGTGCACTCTGTGGTCTTCTAGGGTGCCAGTATCAGCATCGGGCATCGGCGTGGTGCTTCCACCTCCTCTCAGGTCAGTGCCAACAGTTTCCACTGCTGCAGGACATCATATTCTGTTCTCTGATAAAACCACACTCAGTCACCCTGACCCAGTGTTGCTGCTGCAGGTTACTGTGACTCTGCTGGGcacggagggagagagtgagccaCACCACCTCGCTGACCCTGACAAGCCTGTGTTTGAGAGGGGTGCAGTGGATACGTTCCTGTTGACCACACCCTTCTCTCTGGGGGAGCTATAGAGCATCAGGCTGTGGCACGACAACTCAGGGGGGCACCCTGCCTGgtaggaaagggggaggaggagaaaaaTCCATGACCAAAGTTGAACTTTGAAGTAAAGATGTAGGCCTAGTTGACGATACGCTTTCGTGCAGGTATATAAACAAAATATGGTACAAGATGTAGAGACAGGACAGAAGTGGCACTTCCTGTGTAACTTATGGCTGGCCATAGATATGAGTGAGTGCACTCTGGATAAAGTTTTCCCTGTAGCCACAGAGATGGATTTGAAGAAATTCAGGTGACATGAAACTTGAATGCACCTTCGAATGGTAAAACATAAATAACAAGATAATTGTCCATTATGTAACAAGCTTCCTATACCGTATATTCTGCAGTAATATGTTCTTCATGAGGACGGCAAAGGATTTCCGTGATGGCCACATCTGGTTTTCTGTGATCAGCCGGCCTCCAACGAGCACCTTCACCTGTGTCCAGAGAGTCTCCTGCTGTTTCTCTCTGCTGCTGTGTACCATGCTGACCAGCATCATGTTCTGGGGCATCCCGACCGACCCCTCTGAGCAGACCATGGACCTGGGTATGGACGCCTGCACAGTATTGTTGCTGTATGGAAATAATAACATGTTTTCAGAACATTAagattttctctctttctctcctgtagGTCATATCGAGTTCACCTGGCAGCAGGTGATGATTGGAGTTCAGAGTTCAATCATAATGTTTCTAAACCATCTCCTCATTGTGAGTATCTTCAGAAACACGCGCCCCCGAGAGACGAAGCCTGGAAAGCCCAAGACAGAGGTATCCAAGCAGGGGAAGACTGGCAGAGTGACTCCCTCACAGCCTCCGTCCccacagagggacagagaacTCACACCAGACACAGTCATCAAGGTAAAATAAGTCAATATATTAATATTCCAATTGAAGCCAACATATCCCTACCATAAAAACAAATTTTAGATACTGTATGTCAGTCATGATTTGTAAGGAGACAATTGTAAGTGTAATCTCATCCTGACTGTCTTTATTCTGTATTCTCACCACATTAGCAAAGCtgttaatgtactgtattctCTCGGGACATAAAGAAGATTGCTATGAAGAGCAAGGCTATGAAGAGCCCCATTCCACACCTGGAGTTAGAGATGAAGCCTGGACAACAAACTGATATCAACTCTCTGCTTTCTCTGGTGGAGGACATCATCCGGCAGCAGAACCGAGCCAGTGGAGAGTTCTACACTGATGCCTCCAAGAAAGAGGGATCGCTCATTCTCTCATTAGAGGTAGCCAATCTGCAAGGTACAGCCCGAGCCTCCAGATCCTACAATGATGATCATCAGTATTAGTTAAAAATGTTAAACTCTGTCTGACCCACATATTTCCTATGCCCCTCTGTTTTCAGAGACCAGCCTGTGTGGGAGCCCTGAGAAGACTGGGGATGGGAGCCAGAAAAGGAGCAACAACAGCCAGTATCTGTACAGGCAGCTATGCCATGTAGAGAAGGAGTTGAGCCTACTGGGAACTTCTCGTTTCCCCAACCCAGACAGCAACTGCCGGGCAGTGCAGCAGGTCCAGTGCATGAAGGGACTGCTAGAGTCTTCCAGCCTGGGATGGGAACAGCTGGCTCGAAGCCCAGGCCAAGCAGAGAGCAGTGATGGGGACAGTGGCAGTAAAAAGCGCTGTCAAGGTGGGCTTCCCTGGTGGTTTGTGTTCATTGGCTGGATTCTGGTGTTAGCCACCAGCAGAGTATCAGAATACTTCACCATGATGTATGGGTTGACCTATGGGAAGGACCGCTCTATGAGGTCGCTTTTTCATTCACTGCACTTATTGGTTAACATGCATGTTCAAGGCCTATGATTCTGTTGCAGCCTACATGGGGTTCATGTGGATGTTGCTCCTGGTGGCATATGGCCAGCGGGACCCTAATGCTTACTTCCTGACTCAGCACATTCGGCAGAGTTTCAGCCAAGGGATCTCAGACAGCATGAGTCACAAAGATGTGTTCACTTGGGCAAATACCTCTCTTCTCAGCAACCTCTTCGGAGAGTACCCAGGTAGGATTCTCTAAAGAGGATGTTTATTTCTTGGAGAAacattaacctctataatgtccTAAATAAAGGTATAGATTGAATTCTGTGTCAACAAAAGCAAATGCTGTGTTATAGGTTTCATCACTGATGGGAACTCCAAACTGGTTGGTAATGCCCGACTTCGCCAGGTGAGGGTGCAGAAGAACTCCTGCCGCATCGCCCGCTCCATGCGCCAGGCTGTACCTAACTGCCATGCTCCATACTCATGGGAGGTGGAGGACATGGGCTCCTATGGGCCAGGCTGGAACCGCTCTGCGAGCGAAAACGCCTCAAAGACCCTCCACAGTCCCTGGCAGTACCAAACCCAGGCCAGACTCAGAGCCCAACCCACCTGGGGCAGTGTGGTCCTCTACTGGGGAGGGGGTTTGTGGTGGACCTGGGCCCTGACTCACAGAATACTAACAGGTAAGCTCACAATTACCAATGCTTCAAATTGATCACAATTATCATACCGTAGCAAATCGATTCCGTCTTGTGTAGTGAGAGGGCCAGATTACCGATGAGGCACGCAAGGAGGTTGGTAGCCCCCCAGATAGCATATGATATCAATACatgtagaatagcaggaaatgATCTTTAAAGCTGCAAAACATTTTCAGCCTCATGACAAATTGTTTAGAACAGCATTCCAAAATTGCTCATTATTTTGACACAACACGTTGAAAatatatcatgtgtgtgtgtatatgtaacggatgtgaaatggctagcttagttagcggtggtgcgcgttAAATAGCGTTttaatcggtgacatcacttgctctgagaccttgaagttgtagttccccttgctctgcaagggccgcggcttttgcaatgtaacagtataactttagaccgtcccctcgcccatacctgggcacgaacctctgcacacatcaacaacagtcacccacgaagcatcgttacccatcgctccacaaaagccgcggcccttccttaagccagtacatgtccaggcccgtgaTAATGCCctagaagccggtgtttggaggatatattagcACAGTTGGCCAACACCCCTGCCAAAATATCATCCAAACACCGGCATCATGGGCATTGTCATTTAAACAATACAGTATCAACTACCCC harbors:
- the LOC135548758 gene encoding polycystin-1-like protein 2 codes for the protein MFKAYDSVAAYMGFMWMLLLVAYGQRDPNAYFLTQHIRQSFSQGISDSMSHKDVFTWANTSLLSNLFGEYPGFITDGNSKLVGNARLRQVRVQKNSCRIARSMRQAVPNCHAPYSWEVEDMGSYGPGWNRSASENASKTLHSPWQYQTQARLRAQPTWGSVVLYWGGGLWWTWALTHRILTALRGRGDSGSDADEVLQLVRDQI